The following are encoded together in the Pygocentrus nattereri isolate fPygNat1 chromosome 3, fPygNat1.pri, whole genome shotgun sequence genome:
- the LOC108428935 gene encoding prostate-associated microseminoprotein-like, whose translation MGAAHFMAQNALLLVVFLLSAVAPSLAVYSSGECTFNTKGICEYQGQVYGIGDSWVTKDCYHCVCMEPFGVGCCDHNPQPVDYPEWCEIIRKPDSCISVAVMRANHKIPCLYGKWGRLRPDTWKSDNDPIF comes from the exons ATGGGTGCTGCCCACTTTATGGCCCAGAATGCACTGCTGCTGGTGGTCTTTCTGCTGAGTGCAGTCGCTCCCTCTTTAGcagtctacagcagtggagaatGTACCTTCAATACTAAAG GTATTTGTGAGTATCAGGGTCAGGTGTATGGAATTGGTGACAGCTGGGTCACTAAAGACTGCtaccactgtgtgtgtatggaacCCTTTGGAGTAGGCTGCTGTGATCA CAATCCACAACCAGTAGATTATCCAGAATGGTGCGAGATCATACGGAAGCCAGATTCCTGCATCAGTGTGGCGGTGATGAGGGCCAATCACAAGATTCCCTGCCTGTATGGAAAATGGGGGAGGCTGCGGCCAGACACTTGGAAATCTGACAATGACCCAATATTCTAA